A single Drosophila miranda strain MSH22 chromosome XR, D.miranda_PacBio2.1, whole genome shotgun sequence DNA region contains:
- the LOC108152709 gene encoding dnaJ protein homolog 1 isoform X2, whose protein sequence is MAKDFYKILGIDKKANDDEIKKTYRKLALKYHPDKNKSPQAEERFKEITEAYEVLSDKKKRDIFDQYGEEGLKGGMPGPDGKSQPDGGFQYQFHGDPRATFAQTADPFGVFFSGGDNTFGGIGGVPCSNTNEVFLNMGAEDMFGGFNPNAGAFRSQSFNAQAPSRKRQQQQDPPIEHDLYVTLEEVDRGCTKNIKISRMSITQTGNARKEEKVLSITVKPGWKAGTKITFPKEGDQAPNKVPADIIFIIRDKPHGQFKREGSDLRYTAQVSLKQALCGAAVSVPTLQGDRIPVNSANEIIKPTTTRRINGRGLPFPKEPSRRGDLIVAFDIKFPDKLPASLTNQLAEMLPN, encoded by the exons ATGGCCAAGGACTTCTACAAGATTCTGGGCATTGACAAGAAGGCCAACGACGATGAAATCAAGAAGACGTATCGCAAGCTGGCACTAAAATACCATCCGGACAAGAACAAGAGTCCACAGGCCGAGGAACGCTTCAAGGAGATCACCGAGGCGTACGAGGTGCTGTCGGACAAGAAGAAGCGCGACATCTTTGACCAGTACGGCGAGGAGGGGCTGAAGGGTGGCATGCCCGGACCAGATGGCAAGAGCCAGCCCGACGGCGGGTTCCAGTATCAGTTCCACGGAGATCCACGTGCCACTTTCGCACAGACCGCGGATCCCTTCGGCGTGTTCTTTAGTGGTGGCGACAACACGTTTGGTGGAATCGGTGGCGTCCCTTGCAGCAATACAAATGAGGTCTTCCTGAACATGGGCGCCGAGGATATGTTCGGCGGCTTCAATCCCAATGCTGGAGCCTTCCGCTCCCAATCATTCAATGCCCAGGCTCCAAGTCGGaagcgccagcagcagcaggatccGCCCATCGAACATGACCTGTATGTGACTCTGGAGGAGGTCGACAGAGGCTGCACCAAGAATATAAAGATCTCGCGCATGTCCATTACGCAGACGGGCAATGCGCGCAAAGAGGAAAAGGTGCTGAGCATCACCGTGAAGCCGGGCTGGAAGGCGGGCACAAAGATCACCTTCCCCAAGGAGGGCGATCAGGCGCCCAACAAAGTCCCTGCGGACATCATATTCATCATACGCGACAAGCCGCACGGCCAGTTCAAGCGCGAGGGCAGCGATCTGCGGTATACCGCTCAGGTCAGCTTGAAGCAGGCCCTGTGCGGGGCAGCGGTGAGCGTTCCCACACTACAAGGTGACCGCATCCCCGTGAACTCAGCCAACGAAATCATCAAGCCCACCACCACGCGACGTATCAATGGCCGCGGCCTGCCCTTCCCCAAGGAACCATCGCGTCGCGGCGACCTGATAGTGGCCTTTGAC ATCAAGTTCCCGGACAAACTGCCGGCCAGCCTGACGAACCAGCTGGCGGAGATGCTGCCAAATTAG
- the LOC108152730 gene encoding uncharacterized protein LOC108152730, whose amino-acid sequence MGTKSPGGPQRCRLILQRCLAIQLTKPGHTAPEDFWMYDSGYMIFQNFLAANAQCWWNGPLTAATRALKYAGHVAPGMLLVTAEPCALEVLRGAFARSVLKPPATYMISSVGDIDDCIVTPTVQGQFTPLPEALCDVIMDLTAEGQSATVEHVRGKLGARFPHMTTPATEVIYDTLAQLMQEQKIYQTSKGYFIFTPERRRSRSRPRSNHHQMNGGLAYAQLEEEEQQHSDDVVPQEARTMLMSNSEALHSLYGEISTERDGDLTHQCIQTNLADVICGGNPNDKIIYPRAAKRRSASFPTPRSLERRHSLRLFGSSKRLQRCASTRSLSKTYAQTLNTTDSSSSEYQSTDSSSPKKGSLLSRLFRRSGRAKQRQIETYSAQFPPAEWFNTRAVHLHSVGTQTAEHDMPVAHTLSNSTFYDGSELSQRSSTLPRRHRRHMSSESTFLISSRDCSPIRRRSPVYCSGSLPRSTQSIPATTVTTTAAKMNHSSATLSRLGHPMGQGHGHGQGHGQGQTPPKTAQKSVIGKHIFESSPSRSATLKAAAAKRQTDGLIINSCTDNKATYRSLQSSGPSSLESCKTSSMFASGPSSIDSIGKVSFSQKTSGHSSLDSQCSTNTAVVAPPSTGSSGIGGGGGSGSSGGSTRSILLLNGSPRGTPRHQAMRARVAEAQAQRQRASTPNRILEELSYPHTHTHTHNGVPNSSSNNSITLQVTTTSSGGGQSIPSTKIFVQNSPVRSVITLENGKMLENSNVFIINNETMTNERGEIIKKTLSKQTSSPAAAAAPASAPAATSTPVRQTAAQQQQQQQQQQQQQESVSNEQTLSETEANSETCDSISFISESCSPDNTCPVDMPEIPEIPIYDGGKYAKNTNNDATMNNSRKLCLQLANGIAYKNNVLKNESQPNSPSAEQQQPLKLAALAKQDFEIAGSVGNLHFYEKSSKDLGPAQSNHNLMMNSSSDLKHLCYESVCQLQKGSMNGDEMALAHLLRKSNNPNPVGSEPNLAQKDLANDKAMDKEGIDRRLSLTKESLEQGMGMGMGMGMGSVLAGGNEELYNFPSLTDLSFNFTSLAARKILQGVSLNSIDTLVELNMAAAAAAAAAAANNSKEKQQNNQTAAAATAASVCTDFGMV is encoded by the exons GCGACATTGACGATTGCATTGTGACGCCAACGGTTCAGGGACAGTTCACGCCGCTGCCGGAGGCGCTCTGCGACGTGATCATGGACCTCACCGCCGAGGGACAGTCGGCCACCGTGGAGCATGTGCGCGGCAAGCTGGGCGCCCGCTTCCCCCACATGACGACCCCCGCCACGGAGGTGATCTACGACACGCTGGCCCAGCTGATGCAGGAGCAGAAGATCTACCAGACGTCGAAGGGATACTTTATCTTTACGCCAGA ACGACGCCGCAGTCGGTCGCGACCGCGAAGCAATCACCATCAGATGAACGGGGGCCTGGCCTACGCccagctggaggaggaggagcagcagcacagcGACGATGTGGTGCCCCAAGAGGCACGCACCATGCTCATGTCCAACTCGGAGGCCCTGCACTCGCTGTACGGCGAGATATCCACGGAGCGGGACGGCGACCTCACCCACCAGTGCATCCAAACGAATCTGGCGGATGTGATCTGCGGAG GCAACCCCAACGACAAGATCATTTACCCAAGGGCGGCCAAGCGACGCAGCGCCTCGTTTCCGACGCCACGCAGCTTGGAGCGGCGGCACAGTTTGCGGCTCTTTGGATCATCGAAGCGCCTGCAACGCTGCGCCTCCACCCGGAGTCTGTCCAAGACGTACGCCCAGACGCTGAACACCAcggacagcagcagctcgGAATACCAAAGCACAGATTCGTCATCACCCA AAAAAGGATCTTTGCTCTCACGCCTGTTCCGACGCAGTGGCAGAGCCAAGCAGCGCCAGATCGAGACATATTCCGCACAGTTCCCGCCCGCAGAGTGGTTCAACACGCGAGCCGTCCATCTGCACAGCGTGGGCACCCAAACGGCCGAGCAT GACATGCCTGTGGCCCACACCCTCTCCAATTCGACCTTCTACGACGGCTCGGAGCTGAGCCAGCGCTCGTCGACGCTGCCGCGTCGCCACCGCCGTCACATGTCCAGCGAATCGACCTTCTTGATATCCTCGCGCGACTGCTCGCCCATCCGACGCCGTTCGCCGGTCTACTGCAGCGGCTCGCTACCTCGCTCCACGCAGTCCATACCAGCCACCACAGTCACGACGACAGCCGCCAAGATGAACCACTCCTCGGCCACGCTCTCGCGCCTGGGCCACCCGATGGGGCAAGGGCACGGGCACGGACAGGGGCACGGGCAGGGGCAAACGCCCCCAAAGACAGCACAAAAGTCGGTGATTGGGAAGCACATCTTTGAGAGCTCGCCCTCGCGCTCCGCCACACTGAAGGCGGCGGCGGCCAAGCGCCAGACGGACGGACTGATCATCAACAGCTGCACGGACAACAAGGCCACGTACAGGAGCCTGCAGAGCAGCGGCCCCTCCAGCCTGGAGTCGTGCAAGACGTCCTCGATGTTCGCGAGCGGCCCCTCGAGCATCGACAGCATCGGCAAGGTCTCGTTCAGCCAGAAGACCAGCGGCCATTCTAGTCTCGATTCGCAGTGTTCCACCAACACCGCCGTGGTGGCGCCCCCTTCAACGGGCAGCAGTGGCatcggcggcggcggcggcagtggcagcagtggCGGCAGCACGCGTTCCATTCTGCTGCTGAACGGTTCGCCGCGGGGCACGCCGCGTCACCAGGCGATGCGGGCCCGCGTGGCCGAGGCCCAGGCCCAGAGGCAGAGGGCCAGCACACCGAATCGCATCCTGGAGGAGCTCAGCTACCCCCACACCCACACGCACACCCACAACGGAGTGCCCAACTCGAGCAGCAACAACTCGATCACGCTGCAGGTCACGACCACGTCGAGCGGGGGCGGCCAGAGCATACCCAGCACCAAGATCTTTGTGCAGAACTCGCCGGTGAGGAGCGTGATCACCCTGGAGAACGGCAAGATGCTGGAGAACTCGAATGTGTTCATCATCAACAACGAAACGATGACGAACGAGCGGGGGGAGATCATCAAGAAGACCCTCTCCAAGCAGACCTCGTCCCCAGCTGCAGCGGCCGCTCCGGCGTCTGCTCCAGCGGCCACCTCCACGCCAGTCCGCCAGACAGcagcccaacaacaacagcagcagcagcagcagcagcagcagcaggagtcTGTGTCCAACGAGCAGACCCTCAGCGAAACGGAGGCCAACTCGGAGACCTGTGACTCCATTTCGTTCATCAGCGAGAGCTGCTCGCCGGACAACACGTGCCCCGTCGACATGCCAGAGATCCCGGAGATCCCGATCTACGACGGCGGCAAGTACGCCAAGAACACCAACAATGATGCCACAATGAACAACAGCCGGAAGCTCTGCCTCCAGCTGGCGAACGGGATTGCCTACAAGAACAATGTCCTGAAGAACGAGTCGCAGCCGAACTCGCCCAGtgccgagcagcagcagcccctgAAGCTGGCGGCCCTGGCCAAGCAGGACTTCGAGATCGCCGGGTCCGTGGGCAATCTGCACTTTTACGAGAAGAGCTCCAAGGATCTGGGCCCGGCGCAGAGCAACCACAATCTGATGATGAACAGCAGCTCCGATCTGAAGCACCTCTGCTACGAGTCCGTCTGCCAGCTGCAGAAGGGTTCGATGAACGGCGACGAGATGGCGCTGGCCCACCTGCTGCGCAAGTCGAACAATCCGAATCCGGTGGGTAGCGAGCCCAATCTGGCGCAGAAGGATCTGGCCAACGACAAGGCCATGGACAAGGAGGGCATCGACCGGCGTCTCAGCCTGACCAAGGAGTCCCTGGAGcagggcatgggcatgggcatgggaaTGGGCATGGGCAGTGTCTTGGCTGGCGGCAACGAGGAGCTCTACAACTTTCCCAGCCTCACCGACCTGTCGTTCAACTTTACGTCGCTGGCGGCACGCAAGATCCTGCAGGGCGTCAGCCTCAACAGCATCGACACCCTGGTGGAGCTGAAcatggcagcggcggcggcggcggcagcggcagccgcgAACAATTCAAAGGAGAAGCAGCAAAACAACCAAACAGCGGCGGCCGCAACGGCAGCTTCAGTCTGCACCGACTTCGGGATGGTCTAG
- the LOC108152709 gene encoding dnaJ protein homolog 1 isoform X1 — protein sequence MAKDFYKILGIDKKANDDEIKKAYRKLALKYHPDKNKSPQAEERFKEIAEAYEVLSDKKKRDIFDQYGEEGLKGGMPGPDGKSQPDGGFQYQFHGDPRATFAQFFGAADPFGAFFGGGDNTFGGIGGVPCSNTNEVFLNMATEDMFGGFNPNAGAFRSQSFNAQAPSRKRQQQQDPPIEHDLYVTLEEVDRGCTKKMKISRMSITQTGNARKEEKVLSITVKPGWKAGTKITFPKEGDQAPNKVPADIIFIIRDKPHGQFKREGSDLRYTAQVSLKQALCGAAVSVPTLQGDRIPVNSANEIIKPTTTRRINGRGLPFPKEPSRRGDLIVAFDIKFPDKLPASLTNQLAEMLPN from the coding sequence ATGGCCAAGGACTTCTACAAGATTCTGGGCATTGACAAGAAGGCCAACGACGATGAAATCAAGAAGGCGTATCGCAAGCTGGCACTAAAATACCATCCGGACAAGAACAAGAGTCCACAGGCCGAGGAACGCTTCAAGGAGATCGCCGAGGCGTACGAGGTGCTGTCGGACAAGAAGAAGCGCGACATCTTTGACCAGTACGGCGAGGAGGGGCTGAAGGGTGGCATGCCCGGACCAGATGGCAAGAGCCAGCCCGACGGCGGGTTCCAGTATCAGTTCCACGGAGATCCACGTGCCACTTTCGCACAGTTCTTTGGCGCCGCGGATCCCTTCGGCGCGTTCTTTGGTGGTGGCGACAACACGTTTGGTGGAATCGGTGGCGTCCCTTGCAGCAATACAAATGAGGTCTTCCTGAACATGGCCACCGAGGATATGTTCGGCGGCTTCAATCCCAATGCTGGAGCCTTCCGCTCCCAATCATTCAATGCCCAGGCTCCAAGTCGGaagcgccagcagcagcaggatccGCCCATCGAACATGACCTGTATGTGACTCTGGAGGAGGTCGACAGAGGCTGCACCAAGAAGATGAAGATCTCGCGCATGTCCATTACGCAGACGGGCAATGCGCGCAAAGAGGAAAAGGTGCTGAGCATCACCGTGAAGCCGGGCTGGAAGGCGGGCACAAAGATCACCTTCCCCAAGGAGGGCGATCAGGCGCCCAACAAAGTCCCTGCGGACATCATATTCATCATACGCGACAAGCCGCACGGCCAGTTCAAGCGCGAGGGCAGCGATCTGCGGTATACCGCTCAGGTGAGCTTGAAGCAGGCCCTGTGCGGGGCAGCGGTGAGCGTTCCCACACTACAAGGTGACCGCATCCCCGTGAACTCAGCCAACGAAATCATCAAGCCCACTACCACGCGACGTATCAATGGCCGCGGCCTGCCCTTCCCCAAGGAACCATCGCGTCGCGGCGACCTGATAGTGGCCTTTGACATCAAGTTCCCGGACAAACTGCCGGCCAGCCTGACGAACCAGCTGGCGGAGATGCTGCCAAATTAG
- the LOC108152709 gene encoding dnaJ protein homolog 1 isoform X3: MAKDFYKILGIDKKANDDEIKKTYRKLALKYHPDKNKSPQAEERFKEITEAYEVLSDKKKRDIFDQYGEEGLKGGMPGPDGKSQPDGGFQYQFHGDPRATFAQTADPFGVFFSGGDNTFGGIGGVPCSNTNEVFLNMATEDMFGGFNPNAGAFRSQSFNAQAPSRKRQQQQDPPIEHDLYVTLEEVDRGCTKKMKISRMSITQTGNARKEEKVLSITVKPGWKAGTKITFPKEGDQAPNKVPADIIFIIRDKPHGQFKREGSDLRYTAQVSLKQALCGAAVSVPTLQGDRIPVNSANEIIKPTTTRRINGRGLPFPKEPSRRGDLIVAFDIKFPDKLPASLTNQLAEMLPN; the protein is encoded by the exons ATGGCCAAGGACTTCTACAAGATTCTGGGCATTGACAAGAAGGCCAACGACGATGAAATCAAGAAGACGTATCGCAAGCTGGCACTAAAATACCATCCGGACAAGAACAAGAGTCCACAGGCCGAGGAACGCTTCAAGGAGATCACCGAGGCGTACGAGGTGCTGTCGGACAAGAAGAAGCGCGACATCTTTGACCAGTACGGCGAGGAGGGGCTGAAGGGTGGCATGCCCGGACCAGATGGCAAGAGCCAGCCCGACGGCGGGTTCCAGTATCAGTTCCACGGAGATCCACGTGCCACTTTCGCACAGACCGCGGATCCCTTCGGCGTGTTCTTTA GTGGTGGCGACAACACGTTTGGTGGAATCGGTGGCGTCCCTTGCAGCAATACAAATGAGGTCTTCCTGAACATGGCCACCGAGGATATGTTCGGCGGCTTCAATCCCAATGCTGGAGCCTTCCGCTCCCAATCATTCAATGCCCAGGCTCCAAGTCGGaagcgccagcagcagcaggatccGCCCATCGAACATGACCTGTATGTGACTCTGGAGGAGGTCGACAGAGGCTGCACCAAGAAGATGAAGATCTCGCGCATGTCCATTACGCAGACGGGCAATGCGCGCAAAGAGGAAAAGGTGCTGAGCATCACCGTGAAGCCGGGCTGGAAGGCGGGCACAAAGATCACCTTCCCCAAGGAGGGCGATCAGGCGCCCAACAAAGTCCCTGCGGACATCATATTCATCATACGCGACAAGCCGCACGGCCAGTTCAAGCGCGAGGGCAGCGATCTGCGGTATACCGCTCAGGTGAGCTTGAAGCAGGCCCTGTGCGGGGCAGCGGTGAGCGTTCCCACACTACAAGGTGACCGCATCCCCGTGAACTCAGCCAACGAAATCATCAAGCCCACTACCACGCGACGTATCAATGGCCGCGGCCTGCCCTTCCCCAAGGAACCATCGCGTCGCGGCGACCTGATAGTGGCCTTTGACATCAAGTTCCCGGACAAACTGCCGGCCAGCCTGACGAACCAGCTGGCGGAGATGCTGCCAAATTAG
- the LOC108165442 gene encoding enhancer of rudimentary homolog, with amino-acid sequence MPCTILLLVQPDERLGKRTYFRFQSIEDLVDRVCAIYEGLLQRKYPGMPVIHYDIAELFDFMDELKDIVCLVQQEGASEYVPRNTQWIKEQIFVKLNTLKKEQAKKDREYSEEDA; translated from the coding sequence ATGCCTTGCACAATTCTTCTACTGGTCCAGCCCGACGAGCGTCTGGGGAAGCGCACCTACTTCCGTTTCCAGAGCATCGAAGACTTGGTGGATCGCGTGTGCGCCATCTACGAGGGGCTTCTGCAGCGCAAATACCCCGGAATGCCTGTCATACACTACGACATCGCCGAACTGTTCGACTTCATGGACGAGCTGAAGGACATCGTCTGCTTGGTGCAACAGGAGGGCGCCAGCGAGTACGTGCCGCGCAACACGCAGTGGATCAAGGAGCAGATATTTGTAAAACTGAACACCTTGAAAAAGGAACAAGCCAAAAAGGACCGCGAATACTCAGAAGAAGATGCATGA
- the LOC117186222 gene encoding 2-oxoisovalerate dehydrogenase subunit beta, mitochondrial-like, translating into MRVSKAARSCFNTLRLKMRPPSMTRSHFTYYPTAAGSGNAKKMNMFSAINNAMDLALQEDSTALLFGEDVGFGGVFRCSVNLRDKYGKDRVFNSPLCEQGIAGFAIGVANAGATAIAEIQFADYIFPSFDQIVNEAAKYRYRSGGLFDCGSLTFRVPCGAVGHGALYHSQSPEAYFAHTPGLRVVVPRGPIKAKGLLLACIRDPNPCIVFEPKTLYRAAVEDVPTEYYTSELGQADILRNGKGVTLIGWGTQVHVLLEVAELAKERHNIDCEVIDLVSVLPWDTNTICNSARKTGRVVISHEAPFTQGLGSEIAAYIQDKCFLNLEAPVKRVTGWNTPFPHVFEPFYLPDKLRCLAAVKDIVNY; encoded by the coding sequence ATGAGAGTTTCTAAAGCAGCGCGCTCCTGTTTTAATACATTACGGTTAAAAATGAGACCGCCTTCAATGACCCGGTCACATTTTACGTATTATCCCACAGCTGCGGGATCTGGCAATGCGAAAAAAATGAATATGTTTAGCGCAATAAATAATGCCATGGATTTGGCTCTTCAAGAAGACAGCACGGCACTGCTGTTTGGAGAGGATGTGGGCTTTGGTGGAGTTTTCCGTTGTTCTGTTAACCTGAGAGATAAATACGGAAAGGATCGAGTTTTTAATTCACCATTGTGTGAGCAGGGAATCGCAGGTTTTGCTATCGGTGTAGCTAACGCCGGGGCTACTGCAATTGCTGAAATTCAATTTGCGGATTATATATTTCCAAGTTTTGACCAGATCGTGAATGAAGCCGCTAAATATAGATATCGAAGCGGCGGCCTTTTCGACTGCGGTTCATTAACTTTTCGGGTTCCGTGCGGAGCTGTGGGTCATGGAGCACTCTACCATTCCCAAAGTCCTGAAGCATACTTTGCTCACACGCCAGGTCTTCGCGTTGTGGTTCCACGTGGACCGATTAAGGCAAAGGGTCTGCTGTTAGCCTGCATTCGCGACCCAAATCCCTGCATAGTTTTTGAACCAAAAACATTGTATCGTGCAGCTGTTGAGGATGTGCCTACAGAATATTACACCTCTGAGCTAGGCCAAGCGGATATTTTACGGAATGGAAAAGGCGTGACACTTATTGGCTGGGGTACACAGGTCCATGTCCTTTTAGAAGTTGCAGAGTTGGCAAAAGAAAGACATAATATTGACTGTGAAGTTATAGACTTAGTGTCAGTTTTGCCTTGGGACACTAATACCATTTGTAACTCTGCAAGAAAAACCGGCCGTGTTGTAATCTCACATGAAGCTCCGTTTACCCAAGGACTTGGCTCTGAGATAGCTGCATACATTCAAGACAAGTGTTTTTTGAACCTTGAAGCGCCAGTTAAGAGAGTGACCGGATGGAATACCCCATTTCCACACGTTTTTGAGCCATTTTACCTGCCAGACAAGCTGCGCTGCCTGGCAGCTGTTAAAGACATTGTCAACTATTAA